The genomic stretch AATGAGACTTGCTGGCTGTTGCTGTATACTATccaattatttttccccccatccTTTTGCTGATAGCGTTTTGAAAATGATTTTATGCATTTCAGGTAATAAGCATCAAAGATAATGACAGTTTAGCTGCCCGTCTGGCTGTTGAAATGAAAGTGGACCTCCTAATTGCCCTGTCTGATGTTCAAGGTATATAATTAACAGATCGCTGGTAGTTTTACATGTTAACATAGTTTTTTTTCGCTTGTTTTTATCGTAATCtattaatttcttttaaatGTACTACTGCTAGCATATAAAAATATACAACAAAAGATAAATCAAACCTCTTTTACAGGCCTGTATGACAGTCCTCCAGGAACAGATGATGCCAAACTCATTGATATCTTTTATCCTGGAGACCAGCAGACCATCACTTATGGAACCAAGTCCAGAGTGGGCATTGGTGGCATGGAGGCCAAGGTTTGATACATCAGACACAATACTTCATTACAAATTGTAGTTAAAAAAGAATAATCTTGGTTAAAtttctgttttatccaattcaGGTCAAAGCAGCCCTATGGGCACTACAAGGTGGTTCGTCTGTGGTCATTGCCAATGGCACTGATCCCAAAGTCACAGGACATGTTATCACAGATATTGTAGAAGGGAAAAAAGTTGGCACCTTCTTTTCAGAAGTAAAACCAGCAGGTGACTCAAACTACAAACTAACAGCAAATTAAACTTGTTGTGTTTTCAGATGATATATTTTCATAATGAGCTCATTGAATGATACTTAAACCTTCAGGTCCCACTGTGGAGCAGCAGACAGAGATGGCCCGTCAAGCTGGAAGAACGCTGGCTTCGCTTCAGCCAGAGCAGGTGGGTTTCTCATTCGAGATAAAAGGGTATTAATTTCTGTTATGGGGATTAAAAGTCGAAAGTTGTCAGACATATTATTAGGTACAAATACATGAAAGATCTGAGGACAGTGTTACAAATATgtactgttcattttgtgttttcAGAGAGGAGAAATCATTTGCAGTCTTGCTGAATTACTTACTGAGAAGAAGGATGAGATTCTCAGTGCAAACAAGAGAGACATGGAGATGGCAACATCATCAGGTAAAGCTGACCAAACAAGTCATTTGAATCACCTTGTGAGCcaaagctttaaaaaaacaacaacaaaaaaaacacttggtgtGGTTCGTTTAAACCCTACAGGTTTGATTTCGTTAAGGCGATTTTATTGAAAATTGTCAGTTTAAAGTGTGACCATTTATTTTGTGACTGGGtatttcagatttagcatttttaAACGTTTGTCCAAATGTATTGATCAAATTCTTCCTAGGTCGTTTCTCCCAGGCTCTAATCGACCGACTGAGCCTGTCAACAGCGAAACTTAACAGCCTCGCCATCGGACTTCGCCAGCTAGCTGTGTCCTCCAGGGATAGTGTAGGTAGGGTGCTGAGGAGAACCAGGATTGCAAACAATTTGGAGTTGGAGCAGATCACTGTCCCTATTGGTGTCTTGCTGGTTATCTTTGAGTCACGTCCTGACTGTCTTCCACAGGTAGGGTCGgggcttttttcccccattataATACTGCATCTCCATGCTGATCTTGCTATAGTTAAGATTTCTATCTGAAATATGTTTTCCAGGTATCTGCTTTGGCTATTGCAAGTGGAAATGCATTGCTACTTAAAGGTGGCAAAGAAGCTTCCAACACCAACAGAATTCTGCATCAACTCACCCAAGAAGCGCTTTCTATTCATGGCGTCACAGAAGCTATTCAACTGGTGAGATTAAAAGTGTTAAATTATATATAATCATTTTTTCCCTAGGATGACgctgtttattttaatttcttccaTTAATTGTATCATACAGGTTAGCACACGAGAGGAGGTGGAAGATTTATGCAGACTGGACAAGGTCATTGACCTGATTATTCCAAGAGGTTCGTCCCAATTGGTGCGAGACATCCAGAGAGCAGCAAAGGGTATTCCAGTACTGGGCCACAGCGAGGGTGTCTGTCATGTCTACATCGACAGTGAAGCAAGCATTGATAAAGCTATTGAAATTGGTATGGAGACCTaatatgtctttttttccctcaattttAAGTTACTGTTTATATGTCTTGAGTCTTCTGGTATCAGATAGTGCCTTTCAAGTCTGTCTGATAGGATACACACTTATATTTTCTCATGTACTATGCATTTGTTCCAGTCCGAGACTCTAAATGCGACTACCCTGCAGCCTGCAATGCAATGGAAACCCTCCTCATACATAGAGACTTGTTGCGAACACCAATATTTGACCAGATCATCGATATGCTCAGGACAGAACATGTAAGATACATGTTGTAAATTCTGGGACTTGTCCATTTAAAGGGACTATATGGGATATATAGAGTCAGTTTGAAATACTTTTCTACTCAATGTATGCTCTACCAATACCCTGATAAGGTTTCagagccctgacattttaaccctttaacaccgaagcctattttggccgaatttgcatgcatttgatgttgcctttatatttcaaagaaaaaattgttcaaaatggccaagttgggtcccttttttaaggacaccttgaaattcatgtccaaactgttgttttcttcactgaccaattataatccacattttggacccaaaaagacaaaaaaaaatcccaaaatattttttcaaaatttggaatgttgatgtcccattgacaaccaaacatgctcgaccagccgttttgaagcttgataatatttattctacttgttaggataaacattcaatagaaaaaaataagattgaatagttttatgtttgacaattcaacacaaacagcaagtatggtcataggcgtttttggcctttacacatactatggtcaaaacgggttatatacagtgcaaaatagtgagaaaaaaatatatatcatctgacacaaaaagggtttggaggatatctctttgtgaagttaggtattatactcatcaccttatctaaagtatatagTACATGCaaccaagcttctcgaacactcatctttataaaattggaaaagattatagtgaagaaaaaaaaaatataacattgaaaaaaagtattttaaaaaatattgacaagtagttcagttcaattctaatttttctggcatacgacccaataaagtttttttttgttgttgtttttttttttgcgaactcaataaagctgcatgaacaggtcacggagctgcgtcacacacaacgtcacacagcctactcttttgcCGTTTGTGCGCTGCTGTTagcctgtcacttctactcgccgagacgccgactcatcccaggaaaacaacgacaaatacggctcatcttcttccttgagttactgaaataatgcattagcttgcgctaaatttagttttagattcattctgcacgtttcaaagtcgctcgctcaaactggccgttgcttgcttcagcatgcctccttttccttagttggcgcctcgctcggaaatttattaaaaatgtccacattcggttcgcccttcttgacatcacaacagcTCTTGGgatatatgtagtcttttgtgctgctttcggttttgaaaaaggacaagaaatgatggaaatatggaaatagatacatggtccatgcagcgttttaatgcatatttatgagtgcaataaaactataaaactcaaatgacattatctcccgtttttcttggtcgattgacttcaaataaaaactggcgtggacatcaacttccgtactttcaaatgagaccaaccagcagcacgtgggtgacgtaattacagagtgacgaagcttcaaagacgacatgcgtaaacgcgtcgctgccgacacgttcggtgttaaagggttaactgagactgctccaaaaagccatttttccTACTTTCTGTAGAGAGGGTTCAGGTCAACCACTCTGAGCAAACACGCTCCTGTATATGTCCACGTTCATTCCCGTGACAGCAGCGCTTTTTCATTGAGCTTCCACCTTGTCTCctcttggcaaaaacacttttctaacccacttgAGACTTGCTACTAATGGTTTTTACGTTTCTGTTGCTGATTTGATGGGCCAAACAATTCTTGGTTTATTTTCGTGCTCGTACAAGCGTGCGCGCAATGCACAAGCTGCAGTTATACTTTAAGTGGCAGTTGCgagtaaaaaaaagtgacactccatattaggagtgggaacctcttggtacctcatgatacgatacgatttgcgatacaaagctcacgataacgatgatatggcgatacaacgattatcgatacattggtcaggaaattattcaatgatattctacaaacgactaataaacagaaaaacaagcttctgctgtgaattggaatgagtttatcactagtagacatccaatcattcgctgccatccctcccacttcaaacggcttgaacatctatggccgtcagggcagacaatgccaggcaatgaggtaattttgggccatttaaggtcatttacctgttgattttcagttattttcctgttgattttggggtattttatgggtcacttcctgtttattttgagttacataacagggaatcacccaaatgaataggcagtgactcaaactcaacagcaagtgacttgtaaatgccctgaaaataggacagaatgactgtaaacgctatggtttcgaatgaacgaacgtttctAGTCTAattggattgggtgtcgagcaccatcaatgcaaccttagagttaactgagacactattatagtggaagattttggtagcagcttattggttcctttttatttatttatttttaaacattgacacctttttaaaacgttatctcgattcttgccaggagcatatcgataacctttggggatacagaatatcacgatatatcaccattttgatattttgtcacacccctaatccaTATAGTCCCTTTAAGATCATGCGGTTGTAATATTTTCATTCTGCACTTCATTTGTTTATCTTATCGAGAAAATTACTCTGACTTCCCCTTTTCTTTTCTTCAGGTTAAGATACACGCTGGTCCCCGGTTTGCATCTTATTTAACATTCAGTCCATCTGAGGTAAAATCCTTGCGCACAGAGTATGGGGATCTAGAGTGCTGCATCGAAGTGGTGGATAGCATGCAAGAGGCTGTGGACCATATCCATAAATATGGAAGCTCCCACACAGATGTGATTGTCACAGAAAATGAAGAGACTGCTGAACAGTTCCTTCAGCAAGTTGATAGTGCTTGCGTATTCTTCAACTCAAGCTCTCGCTTCGCTGATGGCTACCGCTTTGGTCTAGGTATAAGCAATTTTGATGCAACCTTACAGTGTTTAGAGAGTACTGCACAAATTTTGTGTGTTACTTGAATTTTCTTTTCCAGGTGCTGAGGTGGGGATCAGCACAGCACGCATCCATGCCAGAGGCCCGGTGGGCTTAGAGGGGCTACTGACCACGAAATGGGTGCTTCGAGGAGAAGGTCATACTGTAGCCGACTTCTCTGAGCAAGGAAGTATGAAATACCTTCATGAAAACATCCCTATTCCCCAGGGGAGCTTCAGCTAGACTCGTGCTATCAATGACTCAAATTAACAAATGATGCATGCAAAGGTGTGCATATGAAAGTAGCACTTAGCTGCTACAGATTCATTTCTTgtacaaatgaagtgttactgcAAAAAGATTGCCTATAGTACGGAAGGTTTGATACACCAAACTAGTTTTTGGAGACCtgtgcacactttttttccccagttcAACTAAGAATAAATGTCATGAGCCAAACATATACACCCAACAGATCTGTTTGCTCCAGTGCTAAGGAAAGAGTTTTTACTGGCACATCGgggatttttaacttatttttctaCAAACTGTATCATCGCCTTTTTTGCAATTGAATGTAAAATATCTTTGCAATTATCATGTTTTTCTCTGAATCGGATAAtttgattaaatatatattatgtTAGCTTCTGTTCAATTTgcctttattttcatgattattCACACTGGTGTGGCTCAGTGATACAGTAGTTgttagcaggggtgaaagtgggccagaacggtcaggaacgcagttccggtgtaagattcagggccagaatgcagttccggtatacaggcatgaaaatctctcacctttcggcaaaattcgccgttttgaagtcaaaaagggtgacctacgtgaatcgtgtagatccgaggagaaactttttaaaggggggggggggggggggaagtagACATGTTCCGGTTTCCGGttcaccatggtatgaaaac from Corythoichthys intestinalis isolate RoL2023-P3 chromosome 10, ASM3026506v1, whole genome shotgun sequence encodes the following:
- the LOC130923077 gene encoding delta-1-pyrroline-5-carboxylate synthase isoform X2 codes for the protein MLQNQGREMMIVTSGAVAFGKQRLRHEILLSQSVRQALHSNQNQLKEMAIPVLEARACAAAGQSGLMALYEAMFTQYSICTAQILVTNLDFHDEQKRRNLNSTLLELLRMNIVPIINTNDAVVPPPVPNSDIQGKNVISIKDNDSLAARLAVEMKVDLLIALSDVQGLYDSPPGTDDAKLIDIFYPGDQQTITYGTKSRVGIGGMEAKVKAALWALQGGSSVVIANGTDPKVTGHVITDIVEGKKVGTFFSEVKPAGPTVEQQTEMARQAGRTLASLQPEQRGEIICSLAELLTEKKDEILSANKRDMEMATSSGRFSQALIDRLSLSTAKLNSLAIGLRQLAVSSRDSVGRVLRRTRIANNLELEQITVPIGVLLVIFESRPDCLPQVSALAIASGNALLLKGGKEASNTNRILHQLTQEALSIHGVTEAIQLVSTREEVEDLCRLDKVIDLIIPRGSSQLVRDIQRAAKGIPVLGHSEGVCHVYIDSEASIDKAIEIVRDSKCDYPAACNAMETLLIHRDLLRTPIFDQIIDMLRTEHVKIHAGPRFASYLTFSPSEVKSLRTEYGDLECCIEVVDSMQEAVDHIHKYGSSHTDVIVTENEETAEQFLQQVDSACVFFNSSSRFADGYRFGLGAEVGISTARIHARGPVGLEGLLTTKWVLRGEGHTVADFSEQGSMKYLHENIPIPQGSFS
- the LOC130923077 gene encoding delta-1-pyrroline-5-carboxylate synthase isoform X1; this encodes MFAKLHLCSHFPPRIWQVKVNAASIRTFSQEKFSHLRSHGKSFAHRSELKQAKRIVVKLGSAVVTRGDECGLALGRLASIVEQVAMLQNQGREMMIVTSGAVAFGKQRLRHEILLSQSVRQALHSNQNQLKEMAIPVLEARACAAAGQSGLMALYEAMFTQYSICTAQILVTNLDFHDEQKRRNLNSTLLELLRMNIVPIINTNDAVVPPPVPNSDIQGKNVISIKDNDSLAARLAVEMKVDLLIALSDVQGLYDSPPGTDDAKLIDIFYPGDQQTITYGTKSRVGIGGMEAKVKAALWALQGGSSVVIANGTDPKVTGHVITDIVEGKKVGTFFSEVKPAGPTVEQQTEMARQAGRTLASLQPEQRGEIICSLAELLTEKKDEILSANKRDMEMATSSGRFSQALIDRLSLSTAKLNSLAIGLRQLAVSSRDSVGRVLRRTRIANNLELEQITVPIGVLLVIFESRPDCLPQVSALAIASGNALLLKGGKEASNTNRILHQLTQEALSIHGVTEAIQLVSTREEVEDLCRLDKVIDLIIPRGSSQLVRDIQRAAKGIPVLGHSEGVCHVYIDSEASIDKAIEIVRDSKCDYPAACNAMETLLIHRDLLRTPIFDQIIDMLRTEHVKIHAGPRFASYLTFSPSEVKSLRTEYGDLECCIEVVDSMQEAVDHIHKYGSSHTDVIVTENEETAEQFLQQVDSACVFFNSSSRFADGYRFGLGAEVGISTARIHARGPVGLEGLLTTKWVLRGEGHTVADFSEQGSMKYLHENIPIPQGSFS